In Micromonospora sp. LH3U1, one genomic interval encodes:
- a CDS encoding C40 family peptidase, translating into MSSLRNLLRTVALAGMSAALIAPTAVARAEPSPADLTRRIETSSAELERVVESYNKLREDMKTNEAAVARLSARIGPLEQQAEQSRADVAELASTAYKSGTLRTADALLRPGGSAALLDRLGTLDQLTRQRQERISGFTADQQRLLDEKSRLDTTLTRQAAQARQLATGKKQIERDLAELYELRRQAYGAATERPEPKTAATEAKNVPTVAGAAGTAVRYAFGALGKPYVWAADGPNGYDCSGLTSAAWRAAGKSLPHNTRLQWGAVAHISRGDLSPGDLVFYSGLGHVALYVGGGQVIDAPSAGRNVLKRGMNMMPIQGYGRVR; encoded by the coding sequence TTGTCATCCCTGAGAAACCTGCTGCGCACCGTGGCGCTGGCCGGCATGTCGGCCGCGCTGATCGCCCCGACGGCGGTGGCCCGCGCCGAGCCGTCCCCCGCCGACCTGACCCGCCGGATCGAGACGTCCTCGGCCGAGTTGGAGCGGGTCGTCGAGTCGTACAACAAATTGCGCGAGGACATGAAGACCAACGAGGCCGCGGTGGCCCGATTATCGGCCCGCATCGGCCCACTCGAACAGCAGGCCGAGCAGAGCCGGGCCGATGTGGCCGAGTTGGCCTCCACCGCGTACAAGAGCGGCACCCTGCGCACCGCGGACGCCCTGCTGCGTCCCGGCGGCTCGGCCGCGCTGCTGGACCGTCTTGGCACCCTCGACCAACTGACCCGCCAGCGGCAGGAGCGCATCTCCGGCTTCACCGCCGACCAGCAGCGGCTGCTCGACGAGAAGTCCCGCCTGGACACCACGCTGACCCGGCAGGCCGCACAGGCCCGTCAGCTCGCGACGGGCAAGAAGCAGATCGAGCGGGACCTGGCCGAGCTGTACGAGCTACGCCGGCAGGCGTACGGGGCGGCCACCGAGCGACCCGAACCCAAGACCGCGGCGACCGAGGCCAAGAACGTGCCCACGGTGGCCGGTGCTGCCGGCACCGCGGTGCGGTACGCGTTCGGTGCGCTGGGCAAGCCGTACGTCTGGGCAGCCGACGGGCCGAACGGCTACGACTGCTCGGGGCTCACCTCGGCGGCCTGGCGGGCGGCCGGGAAATCCCTGCCGCACAACACCCGGCTCCAGTGGGGCGCGGTCGCCCACATCAGCCGGGGCGACCTGAGCCCGGGTGACCTGGTCTTCTACAGCGGGCTCGGGCACGTCGCCCTCTACGTGGGCGGCGGCCAGGTGATCGACGCGCCGAGCGCGGGACGCAACGTGCTCAAGCGGGGCATGAACATGATGCCCATCCAGGGTTACGGCCGGGTTCGCTAG
- a CDS encoding 3-deoxy-7-phosphoheptulonate synthase → MPTVTTPETDRVSDQRIDRVVPLTTPALLHHELPLDAPLASAVLNGRRAVGRVLDREDDRLLVVVGPCSVHDPAAALDYAQRLRTAADQLADDLLIVMRVYFEKPRSTVGWKGLINDPGLDGSGDVNTGLRLARALLLDVLRLGLPVGCEFLDPITPQYIADTVAWGAIGARTVESQVHRQLASGLSMPIGMKNRPDGSIGTAVDAIRAAGVPHVFPGIDFSGTPAIMHTRGNTDGHLVLRGGGGRPNYDAESVAGALDLLRAANLPERLVIDASHANSGKDHRNQPKVAADVAAQLAAGQRGITGVMLESFLLPGRQELDPTRELVYGRSVTDACLGWDDTAEVLDHLASAVRARRATLPTTV, encoded by the coding sequence ATGCCCACCGTGACGACCCCGGAGACCGATCGGGTCAGTGATCAGCGGATCGACCGTGTCGTGCCGCTGACCACACCCGCCCTGCTGCACCACGAGCTGCCCCTGGACGCTCCGCTCGCCTCGGCCGTGCTGAACGGCCGTCGCGCGGTGGGTCGCGTGCTGGACCGCGAGGACGACCGCCTGCTGGTGGTGGTCGGCCCCTGCTCGGTGCACGATCCGGCCGCCGCGCTCGACTACGCCCAGCGCCTGCGCACGGCAGCCGACCAGCTGGCCGACGACCTGCTGATCGTCATGCGGGTCTACTTCGAGAAGCCGCGCTCCACGGTTGGCTGGAAGGGCCTCATCAACGACCCGGGCCTGGACGGCAGCGGGGACGTCAACACCGGCCTGCGGCTGGCTCGGGCGCTGCTGCTCGACGTGCTGCGCCTCGGCCTGCCGGTGGGCTGCGAGTTCCTCGACCCGATCACACCGCAGTACATCGCGGACACGGTGGCCTGGGGTGCGATCGGCGCCCGCACCGTGGAGAGCCAGGTGCACCGCCAGCTCGCCTCCGGCCTGTCCATGCCGATCGGCATGAAGAACCGCCCGGACGGCAGCATCGGCACCGCCGTGGACGCGATCCGCGCCGCCGGGGTGCCGCACGTCTTCCCCGGCATCGACTTCTCCGGCACCCCGGCGATCATGCACACCCGGGGTAACACGGACGGCCACCTGGTGCTGCGCGGCGGGGGCGGCCGGCCCAACTACGACGCGGAGTCGGTCGCCGGCGCGCTCGACCTGCTCCGTGCGGCCAATTTGCCGGAGCGGCTGGTGATCGACGCCAGTCACGCCAACAGCGGCAAGGACCACCGCAACCAGCCGAAGGTCGCCGCGGACGTGGCCGCCCAGTTGGCGGCCGGCCAACGCGGAATCACCGGCGTGATGCTGGAGTCGTTCCTGCTGCCCGGCCGGCAGGAACTCGACCCCACCCGGGAGCTGGTGTACGGCCGGTCGGTCACCGACGCCTGCCTCGGCTGGGACGACACGGCCGAGGTGCTCGACCACCTGGCCTCCGCCGTGCGGGCCCGCCGGGCCACCCTGCCGACCACGGTCTGA
- a CDS encoding DUF1360 domain-containing protein produces MSDTGLRQKAARLRRAYAPHEHRPLGGYLVAMGAYAGVTGALAGLVKVTGRPVPERPAPSDVVLLSIATHKLSRLLSKDAVTSPLRAPFTRYDHPIGSGEVMEQVRDSGSPTRHAIGELLSCPFCLAVWVATGLTGGLVLAPRLTRLVATALTAVAASDFLQMAYASAQQAAEGGHDDD; encoded by the coding sequence GTGAGCGACACTGGCCTGCGACAGAAGGCTGCGCGGCTGAGAAGGGCGTACGCGCCGCACGAACACCGGCCGCTCGGCGGCTACCTGGTGGCGATGGGCGCCTACGCCGGGGTGACCGGCGCGCTCGCCGGTCTGGTCAAGGTCACCGGTCGGCCGGTGCCGGAGCGTCCCGCCCCGTCCGACGTGGTGCTGCTCTCCATCGCCACGCACAAGCTGAGTCGGCTGCTGTCCAAGGACGCGGTGACCAGCCCTCTACGGGCACCGTTCACCCGTTACGACCATCCGATCGGCAGCGGCGAGGTGATGGAGCAGGTCCGCGACTCGGGCAGCCCTACCCGGCACGCCATCGGCGAGTTGCTGAGCTGCCCGTTCTGCCTGGCGGTCTGGGTGGCCACCGGGCTGACCGGTGGCCTGGTGCTCGCGCCCCGGCTGACCCGGCTGGTGGCCACCGCGCTGACAGCGGTCGCCGCGTCCGACTTCCTGCAGATGGCGTACGCGTCAGCGCAGCAGGCCGCCGAGGGCGGGCACGACGACGACTGA
- a CDS encoding DUF6158 family protein, which yields MTGSIREDGFASSGSADMSPEQRVPEWDGDQLADPAGATNLDGDLLGIDPTELTDEDLIREMHSLHRTRLDTLRHAADSALANHLRRTAELETEYLARHPGREVDPSRLRDA from the coding sequence ATGACCGGATCGATACGTGAGGACGGCTTTGCGTCCAGCGGCAGCGCGGATATGAGCCCCGAGCAGCGGGTGCCCGAGTGGGACGGCGATCAACTCGCCGACCCGGCGGGCGCCACGAATCTCGACGGCGACCTGCTCGGCATCGACCCGACGGAGTTGACCGACGAGGATCTCATCCGCGAGATGCACAGCCTGCACCGCACCCGCCTGGACACCCTGCGGCACGCGGCGGACTCTGCCCTCGCCAACCACCTGCGCCGCACGGCGGAGTTGGAGACCGAGTACCTGGCCCGTCACCCGGGCCGGGAGGTCGACCCCAGCCGACTGCGGGACGCGTGA
- a CDS encoding DUF6232 family protein produces the protein MRPPRTVPGARSTLLYARPGIIVTVDRFTVGRTSYRVADLTHLRTTRGPHDRIAVRAVVITATMLGGVGLLLGFTGGLQHLTAGAYLILGAVFLIPAALALVGDRWRPPSYELWGWYQGAEALLFSADDERQFGQVTRALLRAREVNRYGGWVDPLASADPWRPSR, from the coding sequence ATGCGACCGCCGCGAACGGTGCCGGGCGCCCGGTCGACCCTGCTCTACGCGCGGCCCGGCATCATCGTGACCGTCGACCGGTTCACCGTCGGCCGGACCAGCTACCGGGTCGCCGACCTGACCCACCTGCGTACCACCCGGGGCCCGCACGATCGGATCGCCGTCCGGGCCGTCGTCATCACCGCCACCATGCTCGGCGGTGTCGGGCTGCTGCTCGGCTTCACCGGAGGTCTGCAACACCTGACCGCCGGGGCGTACCTCATCCTCGGTGCGGTGTTCCTGATTCCGGCTGCGCTCGCCCTGGTCGGCGATCGCTGGCGCCCACCGTCGTACGAGCTGTGGGGGTGGTACCAGGGAGCGGAGGCGCTGCTGTTCAGCGCCGACGACGAGCGGCAGTTCGGCCAGGTCACCCGGGCGCTGCTGCGGGCCCGGGAGGTCAACCGGTACGGCGGCTGGGTCGACCCGCTCGCCTCAGCCGACCCGTGGCGGCCCAGCCGCTGA
- a CDS encoding DUF3817 domain-containing protein: MGAALTRYRVIAWIVGVVLIVLVVIGMPLKYVFDNPVVVETVGQAHGFLYMVYLLAAFDLSRRADWPLKRMLLVMLAGTVPFVSFFAERRVSAWVAAPQEERAPEPVAH; the protein is encoded by the coding sequence GTGGGCGCTGCCCTTACCCGGTACCGCGTGATCGCCTGGATCGTGGGCGTGGTGCTGATCGTGCTGGTCGTGATCGGCATGCCACTGAAGTACGTGTTCGACAACCCCGTCGTGGTGGAGACGGTGGGGCAGGCGCACGGCTTCCTCTACATGGTCTACCTGCTGGCCGCGTTCGACCTGAGCCGCCGAGCCGACTGGCCGCTGAAGCGGATGCTGCTGGTGATGTTGGCCGGCACTGTGCCGTTCGTCTCGTTCTTCGCCGAGCGCCGAGTCAGCGCCTGGGTGGCCGCGCCGCAGGAGGAACGGGCTCCGGAGCCCGTCGCCCACTGA
- a CDS encoding phosphodiesterase: MTPPTATPPASPTVERAATAVERASAALSRLRRGRLLHPAGRSFAGEMMIWGTPGPPTGVGLLDDPGRYRATVRLSKGTPTPGSWPDVLGLALRLHDDAGRPFDLLVSSSGAAPLLRNLPLPRRCFTGTYSTIMCYRVGPRRLWLAALADPDSVNLGRSLATVAAAARTDTPRLVLAVASAVGPWRPFGQVSIGTQLSTEEDAALAFDPVRNLPPELRVAGPLAWLREQTYRGSRRARGASAQSGGSTATTV; encoded by the coding sequence ATGACCCCGCCGACCGCCACCCCGCCCGCGTCCCCGACCGTCGAGCGGGCCGCCACCGCCGTCGAACGCGCCAGCGCCGCGCTCAGCCGGCTGCGCCGCGGCCGCCTGCTGCATCCGGCCGGTCGCTCGTTCGCCGGCGAGATGATGATCTGGGGTACGCCCGGACCACCCACCGGGGTCGGTCTGCTGGACGACCCCGGCCGGTACCGGGCCACCGTGCGCCTCTCCAAGGGAACGCCCACGCCCGGCAGTTGGCCGGACGTGCTGGGCCTCGCGCTGCGCCTGCACGATGACGCCGGCCGCCCGTTCGACCTGCTGGTCAGCTCCAGCGGCGCGGCTCCCCTGCTACGGAACCTGCCGCTGCCCCGACGCTGCTTCACCGGGACGTACAGCACGATCATGTGCTACCGCGTGGGCCCACGCCGACTCTGGCTGGCCGCGCTGGCCGACCCCGACTCGGTGAACCTCGGCCGCAGCCTGGCCACCGTCGCCGCCGCGGCCCGGACGGACACGCCACGCCTGGTGCTCGCGGTCGCGTCCGCCGTGGGGCCGTGGCGGCCGTTCGGGCAGGTCAGCATCGGTACCCAGCTCAGCACCGAGGAGGACGCGGCGCTCGCGTTCGACCCGGTGCGCAACCTGCCACCCGAACTGCGGGTGGCAGGCCCACTGGCCTGGCTGCGCGAGCAGACCTATCGGGGGTCACGCCGGGCCCGCGGGGCGAGCGCTCAGTCCGGGGGTTCGACGGCGACCACCGTCTGA